One window of Magallana gigas chromosome 2, xbMagGiga1.1, whole genome shotgun sequence genomic DNA carries:
- the LOC105348961 gene encoding uncharacterized protein isoform X1, which produces MSYGKYEYTPLPRHIESRHDIDPDSQVPKTNIMIHYICTFYHRFCHWIFPEGCFRIIARILNIRNRLGAGHSKRTNEYENEMTELQTLKERLDKRVEEYARENERLKEENEELIKRIKELENNLEASNKDNLRLYNQVRDLQKSYSVLAKSYEQEKEEKEKALTRLSSVAGERLRFNNPAIADLSDENRPNKLAEKFSELYDNEWTEFYENMEGTGSEEEIIGQIVQLLKDAFDICNKLAQNQRQVLTTAIAYPANPKPQKTDNPPEGVMSKVIDFQKRTASLAFQDVEKIIQEESTHLKNNSSKAKGQFVEKCSQLCWMMAIQDPPMFLDFGPQKDSVIDKNVFRLYTKTGEKADFLVWPAVFLHKDGPIVQKGVLQPK; this is translated from the exons ATGTCATACGGAAAGTACGAGTATACTCCTCTCCCAAGGCACATTGAGTCAAGGCACGATATAGACCCAGACAGCCAGGTTCCTAAAACCAATATAATGATCCATTATATATGTACTTTTTACCATCGGTTTTGTCATTGGATTTTTCC TGAAGGATGTTTCAGAATTATTGCAAGGATTTTAAATATACGGAATAGACTTGGAGCAGGACATTCAAAGAG GACCAACGagtatgaaaatgaaatgacaGAGTTACAGACATTGAAAGAAAGGTTAGACAAACG GGTGGAAGAATATGCGAGGGAAAATGAAAGACTTAAAGAAGAGAATGAGGAACTTATTAAAag AATTAAAGAACTGGAAAATAATTTGGAAGCATCAAACAAAGATAATTTACG ATTGTATAATCAAGTGAGAGATCTCCAGAAAAG CTATTCAGTACTTGCCAAAAGCTATGAACAGGAAAaagaagagaaagaaaaagCTCTTACAAG ATTGAGCTCAGTGGCTGGTGAAAGATTGCGGTTTAATAATCCAGCAATAGCAGATTTGTCGGATGAAAATCGCCCCAACAAACTGGCTGAGAAGTTTAGCGAGCTTTACGACAACGAATGGacagaattttatgaaaatatggaaGGAACCGGGTCTGAAGAAGAAATAATAGGACAGATTGTACAATTGTTAAAG GACGCCTTTGACATTTGCAACAAACTAGCTCAAAATCAACGCCAAGTATTGACCACTGCTATAGCATACCCCGCAAATCCAAAACCCCAAAAG ACTGACAATCCTCCAGAAGGTGTTATGTCCAAAgtcattgattttcaaaaaagaacTGCGTCACTAGCTTTTCAAGATGTGGAGAAAATAATT caAGAAGAAAGTACACATCTGAAGAATAACAGCTCCAAAGCAAAAGGTCAATTTGTTGAGAAGTGTTCTCAGTTATGCTGGATGATGGCCATCCAAGATCCTCCAATGTTTTTGGACTTTGGACCCCAAAAGGATTCCGTAATCGACAAAAATGTATTCCGACTGTATACGAAAACAGGAGAAAAAGCCGATTTTCTGGTTTGGCCTGCCGTTTTTCTTCATAAGGATGGACCAATAGTACAAAAAGGTGTTCTGCAACCAAAGTGA
- the LOC105348961 gene encoding myosin-2 isoform X5 — translation MSYGKYEYTPLPRHIESRHDIDPDSQVPKTNIMIHYICTFYHRFCHWIFPVEEYARENERLKEENEELIKRIKELENNLEASNKDNLRLYNQVRDLQKSYSVLAKSYEQEKEEKEKALTRLSSVAGERLRFNNPAIADLSDENRPNKLAEKFSELYDNEWTEFYENMEGTGSEEEIIGQIVQLLKDAFDICNKLAQNQRQVLTTAIAYPANPKPQKTDNPPEGVMSKVIDFQKRTASLAFQDVEKIIQEESTHLKNNSSKAKGQFVEKCSQLCWMMAIQDPPMFLDFGPQKDSVIDKNVFRLYTKTGEKADFLVWPAVFLHKDGPIVQKGVLQPK, via the exons ATGTCATACGGAAAGTACGAGTATACTCCTCTCCCAAGGCACATTGAGTCAAGGCACGATATAGACCCAGACAGCCAGGTTCCTAAAACCAATATAATGATCCATTATATATGTACTTTTTACCATCGGTTTTGTCATTGGATTTTTCC GGTGGAAGAATATGCGAGGGAAAATGAAAGACTTAAAGAAGAGAATGAGGAACTTATTAAAag AATTAAAGAACTGGAAAATAATTTGGAAGCATCAAACAAAGATAATTTACG ATTGTATAATCAAGTGAGAGATCTCCAGAAAAG CTATTCAGTACTTGCCAAAAGCTATGAACAGGAAAaagaagagaaagaaaaagCTCTTACAAG ATTGAGCTCAGTGGCTGGTGAAAGATTGCGGTTTAATAATCCAGCAATAGCAGATTTGTCGGATGAAAATCGCCCCAACAAACTGGCTGAGAAGTTTAGCGAGCTTTACGACAACGAATGGacagaattttatgaaaatatggaaGGAACCGGGTCTGAAGAAGAAATAATAGGACAGATTGTACAATTGTTAAAG GACGCCTTTGACATTTGCAACAAACTAGCTCAAAATCAACGCCAAGTATTGACCACTGCTATAGCATACCCCGCAAATCCAAAACCCCAAAAG ACTGACAATCCTCCAGAAGGTGTTATGTCCAAAgtcattgattttcaaaaaagaacTGCGTCACTAGCTTTTCAAGATGTGGAGAAAATAATT caAGAAGAAAGTACACATCTGAAGAATAACAGCTCCAAAGCAAAAGGTCAATTTGTTGAGAAGTGTTCTCAGTTATGCTGGATGATGGCCATCCAAGATCCTCCAATGTTTTTGGACTTTGGACCCCAAAAGGATTCCGTAATCGACAAAAATGTATTCCGACTGTATACGAAAACAGGAGAAAAAGCCGATTTTCTGGTTTGGCCTGCCGTTTTTCTTCATAAGGATGGACCAATAGTACAAAAAGGTGTTCTGCAACCAAAGTGA
- the LOC105348961 gene encoding ribonuclease Y isoform X6, with protein MSYGKYEYTPLPRHIESRHDIDPDSQVPKTNIMIHYICTFYHRFCHWIFPEGCFRIIARILNIRNRLGAGHSKRTNEYENEMTELQTLKERLDKRVEEYARENERLKEENEELIKRIKELENNLEASNKDNLRLYNQVRDLQKSYSVLAKSYEQEKEEKEKALTRLSSVAGERLRFNNPAIADLSDENRPNKLAEKFSELYDNEWTEFYENMEGTGSEEEIIGQIVQLLKIFGTVLRCR; from the exons ATGTCATACGGAAAGTACGAGTATACTCCTCTCCCAAGGCACATTGAGTCAAGGCACGATATAGACCCAGACAGCCAGGTTCCTAAAACCAATATAATGATCCATTATATATGTACTTTTTACCATCGGTTTTGTCATTGGATTTTTCC TGAAGGATGTTTCAGAATTATTGCAAGGATTTTAAATATACGGAATAGACTTGGAGCAGGACATTCAAAGAG GACCAACGagtatgaaaatgaaatgacaGAGTTACAGACATTGAAAGAAAGGTTAGACAAACG GGTGGAAGAATATGCGAGGGAAAATGAAAGACTTAAAGAAGAGAATGAGGAACTTATTAAAag AATTAAAGAACTGGAAAATAATTTGGAAGCATCAAACAAAGATAATTTACG ATTGTATAATCAAGTGAGAGATCTCCAGAAAAG CTATTCAGTACTTGCCAAAAGCTATGAACAGGAAAaagaagagaaagaaaaagCTCTTACAAG ATTGAGCTCAGTGGCTGGTGAAAGATTGCGGTTTAATAATCCAGCAATAGCAGATTTGTCGGATGAAAATCGCCCCAACAAACTGGCTGAGAAGTTTAGCGAGCTTTACGACAACGAATGGacagaattttatgaaaatatggaaGGAACCGGGTCTGAAGAAGAAATAATAGGACAGATTGTACAATTGTTAAAG atatttggtACAGTACTACGCTGTAGGTAA
- the LOC105348961 gene encoding uncharacterized protein MCAP_0864 isoform X2, producing MSYGKYEYTPLPRHIESRHDIDPDSQVPKTNIMIHYICTFYHRFCHWIFPEGCFRIIARILNIRNRLGAGHSKRTNEYENEMTELQTLKERVEEYARENERLKEENEELIKRIKELENNLEASNKDNLRLYNQVRDLQKSYSVLAKSYEQEKEEKEKALTRLSSVAGERLRFNNPAIADLSDENRPNKLAEKFSELYDNEWTEFYENMEGTGSEEEIIGQIVQLLKDAFDICNKLAQNQRQVLTTAIAYPANPKPQKTDNPPEGVMSKVIDFQKRTASLAFQDVEKIIQEESTHLKNNSSKAKGQFVEKCSQLCWMMAIQDPPMFLDFGPQKDSVIDKNVFRLYTKTGEKADFLVWPAVFLHKDGPIVQKGVLQPK from the exons ATGTCATACGGAAAGTACGAGTATACTCCTCTCCCAAGGCACATTGAGTCAAGGCACGATATAGACCCAGACAGCCAGGTTCCTAAAACCAATATAATGATCCATTATATATGTACTTTTTACCATCGGTTTTGTCATTGGATTTTTCC TGAAGGATGTTTCAGAATTATTGCAAGGATTTTAAATATACGGAATAGACTTGGAGCAGGACATTCAAAGAG GACCAACGagtatgaaaatgaaatgacaGAGTTACAGACATTGAAAGAAAG GGTGGAAGAATATGCGAGGGAAAATGAAAGACTTAAAGAAGAGAATGAGGAACTTATTAAAag AATTAAAGAACTGGAAAATAATTTGGAAGCATCAAACAAAGATAATTTACG ATTGTATAATCAAGTGAGAGATCTCCAGAAAAG CTATTCAGTACTTGCCAAAAGCTATGAACAGGAAAaagaagagaaagaaaaagCTCTTACAAG ATTGAGCTCAGTGGCTGGTGAAAGATTGCGGTTTAATAATCCAGCAATAGCAGATTTGTCGGATGAAAATCGCCCCAACAAACTGGCTGAGAAGTTTAGCGAGCTTTACGACAACGAATGGacagaattttatgaaaatatggaaGGAACCGGGTCTGAAGAAGAAATAATAGGACAGATTGTACAATTGTTAAAG GACGCCTTTGACATTTGCAACAAACTAGCTCAAAATCAACGCCAAGTATTGACCACTGCTATAGCATACCCCGCAAATCCAAAACCCCAAAAG ACTGACAATCCTCCAGAAGGTGTTATGTCCAAAgtcattgattttcaaaaaagaacTGCGTCACTAGCTTTTCAAGATGTGGAGAAAATAATT caAGAAGAAAGTACACATCTGAAGAATAACAGCTCCAAAGCAAAAGGTCAATTTGTTGAGAAGTGTTCTCAGTTATGCTGGATGATGGCCATCCAAGATCCTCCAATGTTTTTGGACTTTGGACCCCAAAAGGATTCCGTAATCGACAAAAATGTATTCCGACTGTATACGAAAACAGGAGAAAAAGCCGATTTTCTGGTTTGGCCTGCCGTTTTTCTTCATAAGGATGGACCAATAGTACAAAAAGGTGTTCTGCAACCAAAGTGA
- the LOC105348961 gene encoding myosin heavy chain, embryonic smooth muscle isoform isoform X3, with the protein MSYGKYEYTPLPRHIESRHDIDPDSQVPKTNIMIHYICTFYHRFCHWIFPTNEYENEMTELQTLKERLDKRVEEYARENERLKEENEELIKRIKELENNLEASNKDNLRLYNQVRDLQKSYSVLAKSYEQEKEEKEKALTRLSSVAGERLRFNNPAIADLSDENRPNKLAEKFSELYDNEWTEFYENMEGTGSEEEIIGQIVQLLKDAFDICNKLAQNQRQVLTTAIAYPANPKPQKTDNPPEGVMSKVIDFQKRTASLAFQDVEKIIQEESTHLKNNSSKAKGQFVEKCSQLCWMMAIQDPPMFLDFGPQKDSVIDKNVFRLYTKTGEKADFLVWPAVFLHKDGPIVQKGVLQPK; encoded by the exons ATGTCATACGGAAAGTACGAGTATACTCCTCTCCCAAGGCACATTGAGTCAAGGCACGATATAGACCCAGACAGCCAGGTTCCTAAAACCAATATAATGATCCATTATATATGTACTTTTTACCATCGGTTTTGTCATTGGATTTTTCC GACCAACGagtatgaaaatgaaatgacaGAGTTACAGACATTGAAAGAAAGGTTAGACAAACG GGTGGAAGAATATGCGAGGGAAAATGAAAGACTTAAAGAAGAGAATGAGGAACTTATTAAAag AATTAAAGAACTGGAAAATAATTTGGAAGCATCAAACAAAGATAATTTACG ATTGTATAATCAAGTGAGAGATCTCCAGAAAAG CTATTCAGTACTTGCCAAAAGCTATGAACAGGAAAaagaagagaaagaaaaagCTCTTACAAG ATTGAGCTCAGTGGCTGGTGAAAGATTGCGGTTTAATAATCCAGCAATAGCAGATTTGTCGGATGAAAATCGCCCCAACAAACTGGCTGAGAAGTTTAGCGAGCTTTACGACAACGAATGGacagaattttatgaaaatatggaaGGAACCGGGTCTGAAGAAGAAATAATAGGACAGATTGTACAATTGTTAAAG GACGCCTTTGACATTTGCAACAAACTAGCTCAAAATCAACGCCAAGTATTGACCACTGCTATAGCATACCCCGCAAATCCAAAACCCCAAAAG ACTGACAATCCTCCAGAAGGTGTTATGTCCAAAgtcattgattttcaaaaaagaacTGCGTCACTAGCTTTTCAAGATGTGGAGAAAATAATT caAGAAGAAAGTACACATCTGAAGAATAACAGCTCCAAAGCAAAAGGTCAATTTGTTGAGAAGTGTTCTCAGTTATGCTGGATGATGGCCATCCAAGATCCTCCAATGTTTTTGGACTTTGGACCCCAAAAGGATTCCGTAATCGACAAAAATGTATTCCGACTGTATACGAAAACAGGAGAAAAAGCCGATTTTCTGGTTTGGCCTGCCGTTTTTCTTCATAAGGATGGACCAATAGTACAAAAAGGTGTTCTGCAACCAAAGTGA
- the LOC105348961 gene encoding myosin-2 isoform X4, which yields MSYGKYEYTPLPRHIESRHDIDPDSQVPKTNIMIHYICTFYHRFCHWIFPTNEYENEMTELQTLKERVEEYARENERLKEENEELIKRIKELENNLEASNKDNLRLYNQVRDLQKSYSVLAKSYEQEKEEKEKALTRLSSVAGERLRFNNPAIADLSDENRPNKLAEKFSELYDNEWTEFYENMEGTGSEEEIIGQIVQLLKDAFDICNKLAQNQRQVLTTAIAYPANPKPQKTDNPPEGVMSKVIDFQKRTASLAFQDVEKIIQEESTHLKNNSSKAKGQFVEKCSQLCWMMAIQDPPMFLDFGPQKDSVIDKNVFRLYTKTGEKADFLVWPAVFLHKDGPIVQKGVLQPK from the exons ATGTCATACGGAAAGTACGAGTATACTCCTCTCCCAAGGCACATTGAGTCAAGGCACGATATAGACCCAGACAGCCAGGTTCCTAAAACCAATATAATGATCCATTATATATGTACTTTTTACCATCGGTTTTGTCATTGGATTTTTCC GACCAACGagtatgaaaatgaaatgacaGAGTTACAGACATTGAAAGAAAG GGTGGAAGAATATGCGAGGGAAAATGAAAGACTTAAAGAAGAGAATGAGGAACTTATTAAAag AATTAAAGAACTGGAAAATAATTTGGAAGCATCAAACAAAGATAATTTACG ATTGTATAATCAAGTGAGAGATCTCCAGAAAAG CTATTCAGTACTTGCCAAAAGCTATGAACAGGAAAaagaagagaaagaaaaagCTCTTACAAG ATTGAGCTCAGTGGCTGGTGAAAGATTGCGGTTTAATAATCCAGCAATAGCAGATTTGTCGGATGAAAATCGCCCCAACAAACTGGCTGAGAAGTTTAGCGAGCTTTACGACAACGAATGGacagaattttatgaaaatatggaaGGAACCGGGTCTGAAGAAGAAATAATAGGACAGATTGTACAATTGTTAAAG GACGCCTTTGACATTTGCAACAAACTAGCTCAAAATCAACGCCAAGTATTGACCACTGCTATAGCATACCCCGCAAATCCAAAACCCCAAAAG ACTGACAATCCTCCAGAAGGTGTTATGTCCAAAgtcattgattttcaaaaaagaacTGCGTCACTAGCTTTTCAAGATGTGGAGAAAATAATT caAGAAGAAAGTACACATCTGAAGAATAACAGCTCCAAAGCAAAAGGTCAATTTGTTGAGAAGTGTTCTCAGTTATGCTGGATGATGGCCATCCAAGATCCTCCAATGTTTTTGGACTTTGGACCCCAAAAGGATTCCGTAATCGACAAAAATGTATTCCGACTGTATACGAAAACAGGAGAAAAAGCCGATTTTCTGGTTTGGCCTGCCGTTTTTCTTCATAAGGATGGACCAATAGTACAAAAAGGTGTTCTGCAACCAAAGTGA
- the LOC105333543 gene encoding uncharacterized protein, producing MAESDMVIVGNNSKKFCKDLIETLDNKVSEILEEIKDCLVENPTQCEHWVVIVNESLEENDDESGFVMVSHSTLKQMTDDIFMRLDNLQSSINKYISSQKGKTKEETLNNEINKNEKLQFRMEQLDKQITFFEKEAKRLKEKVSTLELQKEGLLTRLSEVAGLRLCDNNPNIQDLSDTKRPTKIVEAFGELYDNEWTNALEDLLKTQHSEREAIDTLAGILKSVFETCNTFARSQRMALLRGMAFCGSCPENDLDALSQGLRNKIKTLQKDSAMDVYPFVKKQVDERINYASLDKEVKEYVDRCAELSWLMNVQDPPLVLYFKARSGDPVDKKKFSVYTKNGSVVDFVVWPAVMYENETLFRKGVLQAK from the exons ATGGCTGAATCAGATAT gGTTATTGTTGGGAACAACTCGAAAAAGTTTTGTAAGGACCTGATTGAGACTCTGGATAACAAAGTCTCAGAAATACTCGAGGAAATCAAAGATTGTCTTGTTGAAAACCCAACACAGTGTGAACATTGGGTGGTGATTGTAAATGAATCTTTAGAGGAAAATGATGACGAATCAGGATTTGTTATGGTATCACATTCAACTCTGAAACAGATGACAGATGATATATTTATGCGTTTAGATAATTTGCAAag TTCTATTAACAAGTACATATCCagtcaaaagggaaaaacaaaagaagaaaCTCTCAATaatgaaatcaacaaaaatgaaaaacttcAATTTCGAATGGAACAGTTGGACAAACAAATAACCTTCTTCGAAAAGGAAGCAAAACGACTTAAGGAAAAAGTTTCAACATTAGAACTGCAAAAAGAAGGTCTACTAACAAG GCTCAGTGAAGTTGCTGGTTTGCGGTTATGTGATAACAACCCCAATATACAAGATTTGTCTGACACTAAAAGACCTACGAAGATCGTCGAGGCGTTCGGTGAGTTGTATGATAACGAGTGGACAAATGCTTTGGAGGATCTGTTGAAGACACAACATTCAGAGCGAGAAGCAATTGATACCCTTGCTGGTATCTTAAAG TCGGTTTTTGAAACGTGTAACACGTTTGCGAGGAGTCAACGAATGGCATTATTGAGAGGAATGGCTTTTTGCGGTTCATGTCCGGAAAACGACCTTGAT GCTTTATCGCAGGGtttgagaaataaaataaaaacattgcaAAAAGACAGTGCAATGGATGTTTATCCATTTGTGAAAAAG CAAGTCGATGAACGAATTAATTATGCCAGCCTCGATAAAGAAGTAAAAGAATATGTAGATCGCTGTGCAGAGTTATCTTGGTTGATGAACGTGCAAGACCCACCTCTCGTGTTGTACTTTAAGGCAAGGTCCGGCGATCCTGTAGACAAGAAGAAGTTTAGTGTCTATACCAAAAACGGAAGTGTTGTAGATTTTGTCGTATGGCCAGCAGTGATGTACGAAAATGAGACGTTATTTAGGAAAGGCGTGTTACAAGCAAAATGA
- the LOC105333542 gene encoding uncharacterized protein, with protein sequence MEKPGLFKRKKEVTSGTIKGISGGNFRKFDVSFRQDISDAIKNPPDITSNTEVFDDPVITLESDMSTTRGDNAEDADDFVKYENDGTFVTLSVSSESFNSNNNNKPNKPPKKKVKDKQRHCEQSKVSESRSNTTWFVPVCSEKSETQAECVYICRMCKSKSEVSEVKKACVEADLKVHNSTGKEQDLLDPDSTDDISPNTLIQEMEVLVDSIQECFRKVIGKQQSSKQVNNIHEKIKEAILQIYQIMDSKGIAHEQQPEYKDSEIEKKFKNQKEELTDITNQNSALMKTNQELSKLRIEREINIRQLQDEKESLLTQVAKLQDEKESLITRLSSIAGSRLKDGNPIIADLSDDNRPLKIAERFSEIYDNEWTDAFDNLITDKSEIESIHILLDILQSISKSCQELSKDQLQNLKHFGIPLDADDEDLSRDQDTYDRERKAKEMQMLCGPLSAELVQMKFLRNPDFSTKFSDYIITCETFITKCIKTCWMMNMQEVPMCLKFAYQPGDPFKRELYKEYTKCGGQCGYLVWPLLLLHVDGPVLQKGVMQPL encoded by the exons ATGGAAAAACCAGGtctgtttaaaagaaaaaaggaagTAACAAGTGGCACGATTAAGGGAATTTCGGGTGGAAATTTCAGGAAGTTTGACGTAAGCTTTCGACAAGATATCTCCGATGCAATTAAAAATCCCCCCGACATCACTTCAAACACCGAAGTGTTTGATGATCCGGTCATAACACTGGAGAGCGATATGAGCACTACGAGGGGCGACAATGCAGAAGATGCTGATGATTTTgtcaaatatgaaaatgatgGTACATttgtaacattatcagtgtcATCAGAAAGTTTCAAttcaaataataacaataaaccCAATAAACCTCCAAAGAAAAAAGTGAAAGACAAACAAAGACATTGTGAACAGTCAAAAGTTAGCGAAAGCAGAAGTAACACTACTTGGTTCGTACCAGTTTGTTCGGAGAAAAGTGAAACACAGGCAGAATGTGTTTATATCTGTAGAATGTGTAAATCTAAATCAGAAGTTTCAGAAGTGAAAAAAGCTTGTGTAGAAGCTGACTTAAAGGTTCATAATAGTACAGGCAAAGAACAAGACCTATTGGATCCAGATTCAACTGACGATATCTCTCCAAATACATT GATTCAAGAGATGGAAGTTCTTGTAGATTCAATACAGGAATGCTTTAGAAAAGTCATTGGAAAACAGCAAAGTAGCAAACAGGTCAACAATATTCACGAAAAGATCAAAGAGGCGATTCTGCAGATTTACCAAATCATGGACAGCAAAGGAATAGCACATGAACAACAACCTGAATACAA GGATTCCGAAatagaaaagaaatttaaaaatcagaaaGAGGAGTTAACTGACATCACTAACCAAAATTCTgctttaatgaaaacaaatcaaGAATTGTCCAAGTTGCGTATAGAACGTGAAATCAACATCAGACAGCTACAGGATGAAAAAGAATCCCTCCTAACTCA AGTCGCAAAGCTACAAGATGAAAAAGAGTCCCTCATCACTCG attaagtTCGATTGCGGGGTCTCGTTTGAAGGATGGAAACCCTATAATTGCAGACCTGAGTGATGACAACAGACCACTCAAAATAGCAGAAAGATTCTCTGAGATCTATGACAATGAATGGACAGATGCCTTTGACAATCTTATCACAGATAAAAGCGAAATAGAAAGTATTCATATTTTACTGGACATTTTGCAG aGCATATCTAAAAGTTGTCAGGAATTAAGCAAAGACCAACTACagaatttgaaacattttggAATTCCCTTAGACGCTGATGATGAG GATCTCTCGAGAGATCAGGATACCTATGATCGAGAAAGAAAAGCAAAAGAGATGCAAATGTTATGTGGACCACTATCAGCTGAATTAGTGCAGATg AAATTTCTCAGAAATCCTGATTTTTCGACCAAAttcagtgattatataataaCATGTGAAACCTTTATCACAAAATGCATAAAAACCTGTTGGATGATGAACATGCAAGAGGTTCCCATGTGTCTCAAGTTTGCTTACCAACCAGGCGATCCATTCAAAAGGGAGCTGTACAAAGAATACACCAAGTGTGGAGGTCAATGTGGTTATCTGGTTTGGCCCCTTCTCCTGCTCCATGTTGATGGACCGGTATTACAGAAGGGTGTGATGCAACCGTTATGA
- the LOC105333540 gene encoding orexin receptor type 2-like: MEVETLEDWNSQLSQQYVISTCIQSFYLVIGVVGNILVIVLYRTKMESKNDDRYFIPAIAIIDLIGCMFSITLSLLNNERPVMFPGSFTCKLIQFGTCSSIISSLFMLLVISIQRFQKICRPFGFQMNLNHKRFATAVAVLLACSFSIPMLLLYQRIEVKHETKNITGYICGSAPGTEKLGDSTRAILITVEVGAVFSMTIFYALVGRKLIEQFKMSRKLHDINSVSGTSNSGSNERSTIRTVVTIDAEVTDQSSKTDTDKKTFLRMDSRKESCSNNSKNNSTKVKDRKKSTNSARRYSVMFMVISLIAILCYIPPWTFVILEAKDSNFWRSLTYEEVQIFLTIRRLYIVNHIANPFIYGFFDQKFRGEVKSLLCSCKYR, from the coding sequence ATGGAGGTCGAGACTCTAGAGGACTGGAACTCGCAGCTATCGCAACAGTACGTCATCAGTACGTGCATTCAATCCTTCTATTTGGTCATCGGAGTCGTCGGAAATATCTTGGTCATTGTATTATACAGAACCAAGATGGAATCAAAAAATGATGACAGATATTTCATTCCAGCAATAGCTATAATTGATCTAATTGGATGTATGTTCTCCATCACACTCTCTCTTCTGAACAATGAGCGACCGGTGATGTTTCCGGGATCTTTTACTTGCAAACTTATACAATTCGGAACGTGCTCCTCCATCATTTCATCTTTGTTTATGTTACTAGTAATCTCCATTCAAcgatttcaaaaaatatgtcGTCCGTTTGGATTTCAAATGAATTTGAATCACAAAAGATTTGCCACAGCTGTTGCCGTACTTTTAGCGTGCAGTTTTTCAATACCGATGCTTCTTCTATATCAAAGAATTGAAGTAAAGCACGAAACTAAAAACATCACCGGATATATCTGCGGATCCGCCCCAGGAACAGAAAAACTAGGTGATAGCACGAGAGCCATTTTGATAACCGTGGAAGTGGGAGCCGTTTTCAGCATGACTATCTTTTATGCACTCGTAGGTCGAAAGTTAATTGAACAGTTTAAAATGTCACGAAAGTTACATGATATCAATTCAGTGTCAGGCACCAGTAACAGCGGGAGTAACGAACGCTCAACGATAAGGACGGTCGTAACTATAGACGCAGAAGTAACCGACCAATCCAGCAAAACCGACACTGACAAAAAGACATTCTTACGAATGGATTCTCGAAAAGAATCATGTTCAAATAATTCAAAGAATAATTCTACAAAAGTTAaggacagaaaaaaatcaacaaattccGCTCGTCGCTATTCAGTCATGTTTATGGTCATTTCCTTAATTGCTATTTTATGCTACATACCACCGTGGACGTTTGTTATTCTAGAAGCTAAAGATTCTAATTTCTGGAGAAGCTTAACATACGAAGAAGTTCAAATTTTCTTAACCATACGTCGCctgtacattgtaaatcacaTTGCCAACCCCTTTATTTACGGATTCTTTGATCAAAAGTTTCGAGGTGAGGTAAAATCTTTGCTTTGTAGTTGTAAATATCGATAG